In a genomic window of Terriglobia bacterium:
- a CDS encoding 3-hydroxybutyryl-CoA dehydrogenase: MEKTGIGIVGVVGSGTMGSGIAQVFAQAGYLVHFSDVRQEFLDRAMKTIEKSLDRFVQKGTITVQDRNAALSRISPSMGLAAFASCSLVVEAVNENLTIKTGVFQELDRICGPEAILATNTSSISITKLAASTRRPDRFIGMHFMNPVPIMKLLEVIRGLETSDATCRKILDLAVVLGKTAVEVQDYPGFVANRVLLPMINEAVYALMEGVGSREAIDTVMKLGMNHPMGPLTLADFIGLDVCLDILRVMHDGLGDPKYRPCPLLVKMVDAGLLGRKTSRGFYDYREKEGKA, translated from the coding sequence ATGGAAAAAACAGGGATAGGGATTGTGGGCGTGGTCGGATCAGGCACCATGGGGAGCGGTATCGCCCAGGTGTTTGCACAGGCGGGTTATCTGGTGCATTTTTCCGATGTGCGCCAGGAGTTTCTGGATCGCGCAATGAAGACGATCGAGAAGAGCCTCGACCGCTTCGTCCAGAAGGGCACGATTACGGTGCAGGACCGCAATGCAGCTTTGAGCCGGATTTCGCCCTCGATGGGACTCGCCGCGTTTGCCTCCTGCAGTCTGGTTGTGGAGGCGGTCAACGAGAACCTGACGATCAAGACGGGGGTCTTTCAGGAGTTGGACCGGATCTGCGGCCCCGAAGCGATCCTCGCTACCAATACGTCATCCATTTCAATCACTAAGCTGGCCGCTTCGACCCGGCGGCCCGATCGTTTCATCGGCATGCACTTCATGAATCCTGTGCCGATCATGAAGCTGCTTGAAGTGATCAGAGGCTTGGAAACTTCCGACGCTACATGCAGGAAGATCCTGGATCTGGCAGTGGTGCTCGGAAAGACGGCGGTCGAGGTGCAGGATTATCCCGGTTTCGTTGCCAACCGGGTGCTGCTCCCCATGATCAATGAGGCTGTCTATGCCCTTATGGAGGGCGTGGGCTCGCGCGAAGCGATCGACACCGTCATGAAGCTGGGTATGAATCACCCGATGGGGCCGCTCACGCTCGCGGATTTTATTGGCCTTGACGTCTGTCTGGACATCCTGCGCGTGATGCACGATGGGCTCGGCGATCCGAAATACCGGCCCTGTCCGCTCCTGGTGAAGATGGTGGATGCCGGCCTGCTGGGACGGAAAACGAGCCGCGGCTTCTATGATTATCGTGAAAAAGAAGGGAAAGCCTAA
- a CDS encoding SDR family oxidoreductase — protein MDDSGSSRQKWALILGASSGFGAAASLALARGGFHIFGVHLDRRATLPHAERVIFEIRSLGQKAVFFNINAADPARRAEVILTCREEIAMTPGSGGIDALLHSLAFGTLKPYISDSGEGVIKPADMNMTLDVMAHSLVYWVQDLFAAGLLHKGAKIFAMTSAGGRRVWQRYGAVSAAKAALESHIRQLAVELAPYGISANALRAGVTDTPAARKIPGNERMFAHALETNPAKRLTQPEDVAEALVALLSCSSNWMTGNVIGVDGGEDLTG, from the coding sequence GTGGACGATTCCGGCTCATCCAGACAGAAGTGGGCGCTTATCCTGGGAGCTTCCAGCGGCTTCGGCGCCGCGGCAAGCCTGGCGTTGGCGCGCGGCGGTTTCCACATCTTCGGCGTCCACCTCGATCGGCGCGCGACGCTTCCCCATGCCGAGCGAGTCATTTTCGAGATCCGGAGCCTGGGGCAAAAAGCGGTGTTTTTCAACATCAACGCGGCCGACCCTGCCCGGCGTGCGGAGGTCATCCTGACCTGCAGGGAGGAGATCGCCATGACGCCGGGAAGCGGAGGAATCGATGCCCTGCTGCACTCTCTGGCCTTCGGAACCCTCAAGCCCTACATTTCGGACTCCGGCGAAGGCGTGATCAAGCCTGCTGACATGAACATGACGCTTGATGTAATGGCTCACAGCCTGGTCTATTGGGTTCAGGACCTGTTCGCCGCCGGACTTCTGCACAAGGGTGCCAAGATCTTTGCAATGACCAGCGCCGGAGGCCGCCGTGTCTGGCAGCGTTATGGCGCCGTTTCGGCTGCCAAAGCCGCCCTGGAATCCCATATCCGGCAGCTGGCCGTCGAGCTGGCACCCTATGGCATCAGCGCCAATGCCCTGCGAGCCGGCGTAACCGATACTCCGGCGGCGCGCAAGATCCCCGGCAACGAGCGTATGTTCGCTCACGCCCTCGAAACCAACCCCGCGAAGCGGCTGACACAACCTGAAGATGTGGCCGAGGCTCTGGTTGCACTTCTATCCTGCAGTTCGAACTGGATGACAGGGAACGTCATCGGCGTCGATGGCGGCGAAGATCTCACCGGCTGA